TCAACTTTTTCGGCTTGCTCTTGAATAATTTTTTTTGATTTTCTATCAAGAATTTTTGTTAACTTGGATAAGCCTGGAATGTTTTCTAATTTTTCAACTGCGTCTGAGAGACTGGCACTTTTTTCCAATGCATCCATTAATGGATGGTCTGATTTATTATAATCTGAAATTAGTTTTCCAGGATTTTCAGAACTTACACTTAATATATTATAAAGAAGTTTAATTTTTAAATCTGTTGAAATATCTGTGTCATCAATTGAGTCAATTTGCCTTGAAAGACCTTCAAATGTTTTGCTTAAAACTTCCTTATGCGTATATTCTTCAATTAAGCGTTTTGATAAATTTAATTTCTTATTTGAAGAGTATGCTATCCAAAGGATAGGAATATACAATGGCACAATAGCTAATACAAGTCTTGGACTGTAATTAATAACATCTAAAAAAGGTTTATCTTGATAGATGAAAAAAACACTTAATCCAAAAGGTATTAACGAGACAAGTGTTAAACCAAAAACAGCCCATCGAAATGTTTTTGCATAGTCTTTGCTTTCTTCAAGTTCATTAGTTTTTTTTTCTGAATAAGCGTATGAAAGACCTGTAGTTAATGCGTTAGGCAATAATTTTGTTATTTTATCTAAGACAGAATCATATTCTTTATTCCATTCATCATGAGTCTTTTTATAATGTTCTTCTTTCTCAATAATAAAATTTGAATAATTATTTTGGGTATCTGTTTGTGTTTTAGCAATATCCTTTTCTAATTTATCTAAACTATCTACAAGTTCATCATAGGTTTCATCTAGTTGTTCTTTTAAACCTTCAATTTTGACTTCTACTTCTTTATCATTTTCATCTTTTTGAATTTCAGTATATCCAAAAATATCACGATGTGTATTGTCAATTTCCCTTTTTCGAACTTGAATAGATTTATAAAGTGTTTCAATTTTTCCAGCTGTTTCATCGCCTTCTTCAAAATGGCTATTAAGTGTTTCAAGCTTTTCTATTAACTCCTCATTTTTTTCAAAATTTTCTTCTAGCGTTTCAACAGTAGAGCTGATATTTGCACTTCTTAAATCTAAATCTTTATCAAAATCTTCAATTTTTTTTAAAATGTCTTCTGATTTAGTTTTGACAGTTTTTATATTTGTTAAGAGATGTTTAGCTTCATCTGCTTTAGTTTGAATTAAATTAGAATTTGTAACTGCTAATTCTTTTGCTTCATAACTCCTATTTTTAAATTCAGATGCTTTTTTTGAAGCTTGTTTAGCTTCTTTTTCATAATCTGATGTTTTCTTGTTTAACTCCAATTCTAAGGCAACTACTCGTTCCCATAGTTTTTCTCTCTCGCTATCGAGATATTCAAAATTTTTCATGATTAAATTTGATTTTGTCCAAAAAGGAATGAATTAGAAATTTATATATTTAAACCATTGAATTTTAAAAATATGAATGAATTTTATTAACAGAGTTAAGAACAAGTAATACTTAATTTAATGCTGATATTCATTATTACTGTAATGAAATCTAATTATCCCATCAGTTTTTCACTTTCATGCCTAAACCATCTAAAGAAATTTACTATTCCGACAATTGAACCAATGATTGAAAACGTTAAAAGAATAGCTGTTGTAAAATGGATTAAATTTATATAGTATTCATTCTTTGTCAAATTGAATTGGTCTAAAACTTCACTAAGTTCAAAATAAATAAAACCACTAACTAGTAAGCCTATAAGAGCACTTGCTAAAAAAGCAATTCCTGCAGAATAGATCAATGTTTGTTGATTTTTTTCAGGATATCTATCAAGAAATACATTCGATCTACCTAAAGAAAACAAACAATTTGCTGCTATTGCATTAGCAACAAATAGGGCATAGCAATACTTAACAATATTTTGACTTTTCAAATCTTTATATATAAAGAAAATTAATGTTAAGAGAAATATAATTATAATGCCTAATATTGAATAATAAACTTTTTGTTGATTCTTATGGAGAAAAAGACGAATTTTAGGTAATTTATTCATGAGTTCTTTTGGCTTATGGCTAATGTTTAAATCTTTTGTTAGGTTTTTTCATTTCCTCAAATCTAACCAATCCTCGCTACCGCGCGGCAAGAGCACAGCGACTTGCAAAGCAATCCTTTCGCGTGGTGTAATTATTTCCTCAAATCTAACCAATCGCCATCAAATAAAAAAGGGGGAAATCCCCCTAATTTCAAAAAAGTTTCATTTTTATGCAAAACAACAAACCTGACAGGTTTTTAAAACCTGTCAGGTTTAAATAAACAAATTTTCTTCATTAAGAACCATATTTTCTTTTCCATTCATTCATTAATTCAGCAAGTTTATTTGCTTTCATACCATAAGTATCTGGTAAAGCACCTTCATATCCTGCCAAATGCTTTGAGATGTTTCTACCTGTTTCATATTCGTCAAATTCGTATGCATAATCAAACATAACCATTTTTTTTCTCCACAAATAATTAGTTGAACCAACTGAACCAACAGCAAATGAATTGACATCAGACCACTTTGTAAAATTGGTTTTAAATAAATTGGTGGTTGTAAAACCTTCTTCGTTTAATTCTAATTGAGTAGCACCAGGAAATAGTTGAATTATAAAAACAAACAAACACAGTGCAAAAAAAGAAGTAGCCAACCAACCTTTTAAACCTTCACCATTTTTAATCATTAATGTTCCACCATATATAAATACTAGAGATACTATTACTAATAAATATGTTTTATACTTTTTTGGTTTAAATATTAGTTTATTCGTGGTCATCTATTATTTGTATTGATTAATTATGAAGCCCTTTTTGTTCCAACTGTGCAAAGTCTCCTGACTTTGAGCAAAAGTTCCATCAAATCTAACCAATCACCGCTACCGCGCGAATCCTTTCGCGTGGTGAAATTATTTCCTCAAATCTAACCAATCGTCTTTAAATAAAAAAGGGGGAAATCCCCCTAATTTCAAAAAAGTTTCATTTTTAAGCAAAACAACAAACCTGACAGGTTTAAACAATAATGTTCACAAAAAGTAAAAATCATCTATATCCGCACAGCAAAGCATCCACAAAACCCATTTTCCAACTCTTCAAACTCGTCCGCTCAACTTTTGAACTCCATTTCCAACAACTTGAACTCACAGCGGAACATCTTGAGCTCGCAGCAGAACACATTGAACTCGCAGCGGAGCAAATTGAACTCGCAGCGAAACAAATTGAACCCGCAGCGGAATATATTGAACTCGTACGCTCTTACATTTACGCTTTTAGAAAGCACCTTGATGCCGTCAGAACAAACATTGATGCCGTTAGAATTCACCTTGATGCCGTCCGCAAATACACTGATGCCATCCGCACCAACCTTGATGCCATCCGCACTCAAACAGATGCTTTCCGCTCCTACATTTCAATCGTCCGCACATGTCTTGAAGTCGTCCGCACATGTCTTGATGTCTTCCGCGCGTGTCTTGATGCCTTCCGCACGTGTCTTGATGTTGTTCGCACACCTCTTGATGTTGTTCGCACATGTCTTGAGCTCATCCGCACATTTAATAAATCTAATTTCTAGGTAAGATTATTGTATTGCAGACAAAGTCTCTTTAACGCAAAGTCAAGTATTAAGTGTATTGATTTAAAAACTCTCAAATGCTCCCAATCCAAACAAGGCAAAATCATATTTAACGGGATCTTTTGGATCAAAGATTCTCAAATTGGTGTCCAATTCCATTAAAGCTTTTAAATCGTTTTGCTTTCTTTCAATCAAGCCCAGCTTTCGAGCAATGTTCCCAGTATGAACATCTAATGGGCAGGAAAGTTTTGAGGTAGGTATGTCTTTCCAAATGCCAAAATCAACACCACATTTGTCATTTCGAACCATCCATCTCAAAAACATATTTATTCTCTTTGCCGCCGATTTAGTTCTTGGGTCAGCAACATGTTTACGAGTTCTAACCCAATGAGGAATTTCGAAAAAGACATCTCTAAAAGAAGAAATGCTTTCATGCATGGTTTCATTTCCTTGATTTATAGTAAAAATCTTTTCTAAACCATTGTGATTAATATAAATATTGCGAAGTGCTTTGATGAAAGTAACACAATCAATTTCATTAAATGTTCTGTGCTTAAAACAGTCAAACCTGTCTAAGTCTTCCACCACGTGATTTGTTATAAAATCATGTGGTGCATTATCCATTAGTTCAATAAGCTTCTTACCGTTATTGATAATCATTTTTCTATTTCCCCAAGCGATAGAAGCAACTAAGAATCCAGCAATTTCAATATCTTCTTTTTTAGAAAACATATGCGGAATTTGTATCGGATCGTTTTCAATAAAGGAAGGTCGGTTGTATAATGCTGCTTTTTCGTCTAAAAATTCTTTGAGTTCGTTTCTATTCATGGTAATTCTTTCGAATAAAAGCCATCTTTCAAAGAAGTTCCATTCATTTGAGGAATTACATTGAAGTTAGCTTGAAAATAATCTATTTGGTCTTGACTTACACAAGGTAATAAACCATTTCCGGTTATCCAAAAAAGTGTTGTATTTGATGGAGAATTATAATTTAAATTATCAAGAGTAACTTTTTTAAAATTACAATTTGTTGAAGAATTAAGCTTGGGATAAACAAGATTAGTAAAAGTTATATAATCCTTAGAATTTAAATTTAATGGATTTGGAAAAAAATAAATTATTGTTGTGAAAAATAAAATTCCAAAATAAAAAGGCAATAGTAATTTATTATTCTTTAAAAGATAAGCTAAAAGCAATACACTAAAAAACAAAGTAAAAAAGAAATAAAATCGAAACTGTGGTGAACTAAAACTTAACATTGTTAGCTGAGTAATAAATAAACCATAAATTATCCATAGTTTGTTGTTTTTTATCCTATAAAAGACAAACGGAATAATTATTACTAACATTAAAGTAATAATTGCAAAAACACTATCTACTCCATTGTTAAAGAAGTATTTTTTAAGTAATTCTGAACTTGAGATTTGATTAAAATCATAAGGACTAACATAAAAAGAATGCATTATTTTACTACTAAAGAAATAATCAATTATTTGTTCAGGAATAGCATAACTAACTTTAAAAAAAGTGATTTTACTAACAGGAAAAAATGGATATCCGGTAATGATTATGTTTTTAATTATCCAAAGAAATACTACAATTATAGAAAGTGAAATTGATTTAAAAACTTTTGTTTTTATTACAGGATATCTAAAAGTAATTAGCAGTATTGGAAGCATTAATAAAATAGCTGAAGTGATTTTTATGTAGAAGGCGAATAATGCAAATACTACTATTAGTAAGTAATTTGAAGTTGCATTTTTTAGGAATAAATAAAAAATTATAAAACTTAATAAATACACCATCAAATCGGGTGAAGGTGAATTTACGAATGGATATAAAACAACATACAACATTGGAAACAACCCGAAAAGCAAATCAATAATTGATTTTGATTCAGAGTATAATTGTAGTTTTTTTAAAAAGTAAAAACTAACTAGCACCAAACATAATCCATTTAAGTCATTGAAATTTGAATACAAAAAAGAAAAATTAAAGACACTTTGCGTTATATGCCAACCACTTGTTTGGCCTAAAAATAAATGCAAATTAGCCAATCCAGGAACAAATCCATATTCATTTAGCCATTTGATGGTTTGAATATAATAGGTTTCATTATCAGGTAAAATTGGACTAGTAGAAGATTGAATTAAAACTATAATAAAACAAAAGAAAAATATCCATTTCAGCGTTTTTGAAAACAATTTAAAATCTTCATAAAGTGATTTGTAAATATTGGTTATTTGTTTTTTTGACTGAATAAATAGAATTCCATTCAAGATTAACAATAAAGCATGAAATTCTATATTAATTCTTTCAAAACAAGCCCAAATACTAGCTAAAATTGTAGTCAAAAATAATCCTAGAATAGATGTAATTATTCCGTTAGTTGGTTTGTGTTTAAGAATTCTCAAAAATAAATTTCCAAAATTTATTGATGTAAATAATGTATAAATCCAACTAATCAGAATTAAACTCATAATCTCAAGTTATTTTTCCATCAACCATAACCAGTTTTCTGTCTGCCATAGCAGCTAACTCTTCATTGTGCGTAACAATTACAAAGGTTTGTCCAAATTCATCTCGGAGTTTAAAGAACAATTTATGTAAATTTTCGGCCGAACTAGTGTCTAAATTTCCTGAAGGTTCGTCGGCAAAAATTACAACGGGTTTGTTGATTAAAGCTCTTGCCACCGCAACTCTTTGTTGTTCTCCACCAGAAAGTTCATTTGGTTTATGATTTATCCTATCAGTTAAACCTAAATAATCAAGCAATTTTTTTGCCTCTGTTTCTGTTGTATTTTTATCTTTTCCTGAGATAAATGCTGGAATGCATACATTTTCTAAAGCGGTAAACTCTGGAAGTAATTGATGAAACTGAAAAATGAAACCTAATTTTTCGTTTCGGAATTTGGATAGTTTTTTGTCGTTTAGACTTAAGATATTTTGACCATCAATTTCAAGAGTTGACGATGTGTTTTTATTTGGATTGTCTAATGTACCTAGTATTTGAAGTAATGTTGTTTTTCCTGCACCACTTGCTCCAACTATTGAAACAATTTCACCTTTTTGAATGTGAATAGAAACACCTTTTAAAACTTCAAGATTATCATAGTTTTTAAAAATATTATTGGCTTTAATCATCAATTCTTTTTTTTACAAAGTAACAAAGTATTTTGACTTATAATGAACATATAAGTTTTTTTTATAATTGAATAGTTTTTAAATTAAAGTTAAAATAAATATTTTGTTTAATTATTTATTATATTTGTTAAACAAAAATATATTCTTATGAACACAACAATTGAAAAAGAATTATTTGAATTGATAGGTGACAATCATCAAATGACTTCAGCTGAAACTCCATTACATTTGGACGCGTTTAGCAAAACTGATTCGGAAAAAATGGTTGTCATCGAAAGACATTTTAAAGCCATTATGGAAGAAATAGGTTTGGAAATGACTGATGATAGCTTGAAAGGAACTCCGCATAGAGTTGCAAAAATGTTTATTAAAGAGATATTCTCAGGTTTAAATCCAGATAATAAGCCGAAAATTTCGGTTTTTGATAATTCCTATAATTATGATAAAATGCTAGTTGAAGCGGATATTAGCTTCAATTCAACTTGCGAACATCATTTTTTACCAATTATCGGAAAAGCACATATTGGTTATGTTTCAAGTGGAAAAGTAATTGGTTTATCTAAATTAAATCGAATTGTAGATTATTATTCTCGCAGACCACAAGTTCAAGAAAGATTAATTATGCAAATTTTTAACGAACTAAAAGATGTTCTTGATACAGAAGATGTAATTGTAGTTATGGAAGCGAAACATTTGTGTGTTTCAAGTAGAGGAATTCAAGACGAAAGTAGTTATACTTCCACCATTCAATATGGCGGAATATTTAATGAAAAAGAAAATAGAAACGACTTCTTTAATATGCTAAAAAAAGAATAAAACTTGTTTTGTTTATTGGTTGATTGATTGAAATCTCGGGCAATAATTATTGTTCGGGATTTTCTTTTTTAAACAAAAAACTGAATCCTAAACTTTTTAGCATTTTCTTTTCAAAAGCCCAAAAGAATTTGAATTGTCCAAACAGAAATCCGAAACTAACGAGAAGAATTTGATATACTGGAAAAATTAAAATAATATATAAAGGATAATAAATCCAATTGGAAACACTTCCTTTTATAATTCCAAAATAGGCTAAAATAGGTTTAGATAAATAGGCAGAAGTAGAACCTGTGATGGCAAATACAACAATAATGACAAATAATTGCCAATTTGATTTGATATTCCAGCGTTCTTTGAAAGATGCCATTCTTTTTTAATGCAAATATACTTTTTTATGGTCTTGGTACAAATCCTGTCAAGCGTTGATTATTTCTTTGTTGAAAATAAATCATATAATTATAAATAAGATAATTTACTTCATAACCGTAGTGAATACTTGGATCATAGTCAATTCGCATTTCATATAAGTTAGGATTATATCGCATCGGTTGATTAACTCGGTTATTCCATTCTGTTATGAACAAATAATTTCTATTTTCTAGATAACTTTCAGAATAATAGCCTCGTGGTCTTGCAGTAGATAAAAGCCAAGAATTAAAACCAGGATCAATAATAATTACTTCATATTCTAATTCATCATTGGCAATCTTAACAGTATCGTTTACTGAACCATTAGTTTGATTATCGGTGTTTTTAAAACCTGATTTCGAACTATTGCAACCAATTATAAGTGCAAACAGAAGAAGGAAAACTAAAATATTTTTCATTGCAATTCTAAAATTTTAATAAAGTTACAAAAATTGCAATCGAAACTTAATTATAAAAGTGTTAAAAAAAAGTCTTACTCGTTGAGTAAGACTTTTTGAAATTATACTTTTTCAGTTTTCAATAAACTAATAATTTGATAGGCTAATTCTGTACCAATTCTGTCTTGCGCTTCAAGAGTAGCAGCACCAATATGTGGTGTTAAAGAAATCTTTGGATGCATCAGGATTTGAATTTCAGGTTTTGGTTCATTCTCAAAAACATCTAATCCTGCAAAAGCCACTTTTTCATTATCTAAAGCTTCAACTAAAGCCACCTCATCAATAACGCCACCACGAGCACAATTGATAATTCCAACACCATCTTTTAATATTTCAAATTCATCTTTTCCAATTACATAACCTTCTTGCGATGGAACATGAAGTGTAATAAAATCAGAATGTTTTAGCAAATCTTCTAAAGGTTCAGTTTCAAATTCTACATTGATGAACTGACCGTTGTAAAAATCAACTTTTACTTCAGCTTTGTCTACAAATTTATCAGCTGCAATGACTTTCATTCCTAAGCCTAGTGCCATTTTAGCAACAGCTTGACCAATTCTTCCAAATCCAATTATTCCAAGAGTTTTTCCTCTCAATTCAATTCCATTGGCATAAGCTTTTTTCAATCCATCAAAATTCGAATCGCCTTCAAGTGGCATATTTCTATTAGAGTCGTGCAGAAAACGAACACCTGTAAATAAATGTGCAAAAACTAATTCGGCAACACTTTCCGAAGAAGAAGCTGGAGTATTAATTACATGTATTCCTTTATTACGTGCATAATCAACATCAATATTATCCATTCCAACGCCACCGCGACCAATAATTTTTAATCCTGGACAATTATCAATAATATCTTGACGAACTTTGGTAGCACTTCTTACTAATAAAACCGCAACATTATTTGAATTGATATAATTGGCTACTTGTTCTTGAGCAACTTTGGTTGTAATAACTTCAAAACCTCCTTTTTCTAATGCTTTGATTCCACTTTTTGAAATTCCGTCGTTTGCTAATACTTTCATTTCTTACCTATATTTTTATTAAATCTTATTTTCTAATTCTTTCATTACATCTACTAAAACCTGAACACTTTGCAAAGGTAATGCATTATACATTGAAGCTCTATAACCACCAACAGAACGATGACCGTTAAGTCCAGAAATCCCAGCTTCTTTCCACATTTTATCAAATGTTTCTTGATGTGTTTCGTTTTCTAATAAAAATGTGGCGTTCATGAAACTTCTGTCTTCTTTATTTGCT
The window above is part of the Flavobacterium sp. PMTSA4 genome. Proteins encoded here:
- a CDS encoding STM3941 family protein gives rise to the protein MTTNKLIFKPKKYKTYLLVIVSLVFIYGGTLMIKNGEGLKGWLATSFFALCLFVFIIQLFPGATQLELNEEGFTTTNLFKTNFTKWSDVNSFAVGSVGSTNYLWRKKMVMFDYAYEFDEYETGRNISKHLAGYEGALPDTYGMKANKLAELMNEWKRKYGS
- a CDS encoding TIGR02757 family protein; the encoded protein is MNRNELKEFLDEKAALYNRPSFIENDPIQIPHMFSKKEDIEIAGFLVASIAWGNRKMIINNGKKLIELMDNAPHDFITNHVVEDLDRFDCFKHRTFNEIDCVTFIKALRNIYINHNGLEKIFTINQGNETMHESISSFRDVFFEIPHWVRTRKHVADPRTKSAAKRINMFLRWMVRNDKCGVDFGIWKDIPTSKLSCPLDVHTGNIARKLGLIERKQNDLKALMELDTNLRIFDPKDPVKYDFALFGLGAFESF
- a CDS encoding LIC_10190 family membrane protein, which produces MSLILISWIYTLFTSINFGNLFLRILKHKPTNGIITSILGLFLTTILASIWACFERINIEFHALLLILNGILFIQSKKQITNIYKSLYEDFKLFSKTLKWIFFFCFIIVLIQSSTSPILPDNETYYIQTIKWLNEYGFVPGLANLHLFLGQTSGWHITQSVFNFSFLYSNFNDLNGLCLVLVSFYFLKKLQLYSESKSIIDLLFGLFPMLYVVLYPFVNSPSPDLMVYLLSFIIFYLFLKNATSNYLLIVVFALFAFYIKITSAILLMLPILLITFRYPVIKTKVFKSISLSIIVVFLWIIKNIIITGYPFFPVSKITFFKVSYAIPEQIIDYFFSSKIMHSFYVSPYDFNQISSSELLKKYFFNNGVDSVFAIITLMLVIIIPFVFYRIKNNKLWIIYGLFITQLTMLSFSSPQFRFYFFFTLFFSVLLLAYLLKNNKLLLPFYFGILFFTTIIYFFPNPLNLNSKDYITFTNLVYPKLNSSTNCNFKKVTLDNLNYNSPSNTTLFWITGNGLLPCVSQDQIDYFQANFNVIPQMNGTSLKDGFYSKELP
- a CDS encoding ABC transporter ATP-binding protein, coding for MIKANNIFKNYDNLEVLKGVSIHIQKGEIVSIVGASGAGKTTLLQILGTLDNPNKNTSSTLEIDGQNILSLNDKKLSKFRNEKLGFIFQFHQLLPEFTALENVCIPAFISGKDKNTTETEAKKLLDYLGLTDRINHKPNELSGGEQQRVAVARALINKPVVIFADEPSGNLDTSSAENLHKLFFKLRDEFGQTFVIVTHNEELAAMADRKLVMVDGKIT
- the folE gene encoding GTP cyclohydrolase I FolE, whose product is MNTTIEKELFELIGDNHQMTSAETPLHLDAFSKTDSEKMVVIERHFKAIMEEIGLEMTDDSLKGTPHRVAKMFIKEIFSGLNPDNKPKISVFDNSYNYDKMLVEADISFNSTCEHHFLPIIGKAHIGYVSSGKVIGLSKLNRIVDYYSRRPQVQERLIMQIFNELKDVLDTEDVIVVMEAKHLCVSSRGIQDESSYTSTIQYGGIFNEKENRNDFFNMLKKE
- a CDS encoding DUF6787 family protein, whose amino-acid sequence is MASFKERWNIKSNWQLFVIIVVFAITGSTSAYLSKPILAYFGIIKGSVSNWIYYPLYIILIFPVYQILLVSFGFLFGQFKFFWAFEKKMLKSLGFSFLFKKENPEQ
- a CDS encoding DUF6146 family protein, with protein sequence MKNILVFLLLFALIIGCNSSKSGFKNTDNQTNGSVNDTVKIANDELEYEVIIIDPGFNSWLLSTARPRGYYSESYLENRNYLFITEWNNRVNQPMRYNPNLYEMRIDYDPSIHYGYEVNYLIYNYMIYFQQRNNQRLTGFVPRP
- a CDS encoding D-2-hydroxyacid dehydrogenase, which codes for MKVLANDGISKSGIKALEKGGFEVITTKVAQEQVANYINSNNVAVLLVRSATKVRQDIIDNCPGLKIIGRGGVGMDNIDVDYARNKGIHVINTPASSSESVAELVFAHLFTGVRFLHDSNRNMPLEGDSNFDGLKKAYANGIELRGKTLGIIGFGRIGQAVAKMALGLGMKVIAADKFVDKAEVKVDFYNGQFINVEFETEPLEDLLKHSDFITLHVPSQEGYVIGKDEFEILKDGVGIINCARGGVIDEVALVEALDNEKVAFAGLDVFENEPKPEIQILMHPKISLTPHIGAATLEAQDRIGTELAYQIISLLKTEKV